The proteins below are encoded in one region of Clostridium estertheticum:
- a CDS encoding bactofilin family protein, translated as MFSNKEKDVNRIETLIGQQCSIIGSLNGNGLIKIDGSIDGNIICEDDVALGETGRIKGDITCNNAYINGIITGNVSCTNTLTIESCGKVRGDISVKKLMISEGGILDGKCTMANYEQPDDNSDNL; from the coding sequence ATGTTTAGTAATAAAGAAAAAGACGTAAATAGAATTGAAACTTTAATTGGCCAGCAATGTTCTATAATTGGTTCTTTGAATGGAAATGGTCTTATTAAAATAGATGGTTCTATTGATGGAAACATAATTTGTGAAGATGATGTAGCATTAGGTGAAACAGGAAGAATAAAAGGTGATATTACCTGTAATAATGCATATATAAATGGAATAATAACTGGAAATGTTTCTTGCACAAACACCTTAACTATAGAAAGTTGTGGCAAAGTTCGCGGTGATATTTCGGTGAAAAAATTAATGATCTCTGAGGGTGGAATTCTTGATGGCAAATGTACCATGGCAAATTATGAACAACCTGATGACAACAGTGATAATTTATAA